A window of Brevibacterium ihuae contains these coding sequences:
- the fabG gene encoding 3-oxoacyl-ACP reductase FabG encodes MGLLEGRTAVITGAAQGLGYAIAETFVAEGANVVLGDLNAEAVTAAAEKLGVGDRAVGQACNVVDLGEVEALCALATEKFGSLDVMVNNAGITRDATMRKMTEEQFDQVIAVHLRGTWNGLKTASGIMRDQDKGGSIINVSSISGKVGMLGQTNYSAAKAGIVGMTKAATKEVGFKNVRVNAIQPGFINTAMTAAMPQHVIDSKLAEIPMGRPGEPSEVASVVLFLASDMSSYMSGTVLEIAGGRHI; translated from the coding sequence ATGGGTCTGCTCGAAGGCCGCACCGCCGTCATCACCGGCGCCGCTCAGGGACTGGGCTACGCCATCGCCGAGACGTTCGTGGCCGAGGGCGCCAACGTCGTCCTCGGCGATCTCAACGCCGAGGCGGTCACCGCCGCCGCCGAGAAGCTCGGCGTGGGCGACCGCGCCGTGGGCCAGGCCTGCAACGTCGTCGACCTCGGCGAGGTCGAGGCGCTCTGCGCGCTCGCCACGGAGAAGTTCGGCTCCCTCGACGTCATGGTCAACAACGCCGGCATCACCCGCGACGCGACCATGCGCAAGATGACCGAGGAGCAGTTCGACCAGGTCATCGCCGTCCACCTGCGCGGCACCTGGAACGGGCTCAAGACCGCCTCGGGCATCATGCGCGACCAGGACAAGGGCGGCTCGATCATCAACGTGTCGTCGATCTCCGGCAAGGTCGGCATGCTCGGACAGACCAACTACTCGGCCGCCAAGGCCGGGATCGTCGGCATGACGAAGGCCGCGACCAAGGAGGTCGGCTTCAAGAACGTCCGCGTCAACGCGATCCAGCCCGGCTTCATCAACACCGCGATGACCGCGGCGATGCCGCAGCACGTCATCGACTCCAAGCTCGCCGAGATCCCGATGGGACGCCCGGGCGAGCCGAGCGAGGTCGCCTCGGTCGTGCTGTTCCTCGCCTCGGACATGTCGTCGTACATGTCGGGCACCGTCCTCGAGATCGCCGGCGGCCGCCACATCTGA
- the cls gene encoding cardiolipin synthase, with protein MWEPHRSTLRNEQPVESFIFFPVDAQWPTWVLAVLVIIDGIIRIVALGWVPYRRKPSVALGWLLAIFLIPYVGILAFLLFGSSKLPQSRRAQQREVNEIIRQRSDEKAILGRDDHLSEELVTSAQLNYRLGALPMTHGNDFTLEPDNHQCMLDMAAEVDKATDYVHFEFYIVAIDDATRPLLDSLLAAHARGVKVRILIDHIGSLGYPGYAELVKMFNASGVSWRRCLPIRPWKLEYQRPDLRNHRKILVVDGAVAYTGSQNVIHRTYNKRSNLRKGFEWKDLSVRCTGPVVAELNAVFASDWYSETGVMLTEEFDSEVESPYDTGIMAQVVPSGPGFELENNLRLFNHLIYNANHTVVVCSPYFVPDESLMHALVTESLSGVDVRLYVGATSDHAITQKAQESYYDELVDAGVRIFQYHEPTVLHSKFLLVDDEVTLIGSSNMDERSFAMNMEVTLFIVDEEFTDRMYALEIEDYRANSVELDVEAWRQRSIGRKYLENVCRLTSSLL; from the coding sequence ATGTGGGAACCCCACCGGAGCACCCTGAGGAACGAACAGCCTGTGGAATCCTTCATCTTCTTCCCCGTCGACGCGCAATGGCCCACCTGGGTCCTCGCGGTCCTCGTCATCATCGACGGCATCATCCGGATCGTCGCGCTCGGCTGGGTGCCGTACCGCCGGAAGCCCTCGGTGGCCCTCGGCTGGCTGCTCGCGATCTTCCTCATCCCCTACGTCGGCATCCTCGCGTTCCTCCTGTTCGGCTCGTCGAAGCTGCCGCAGAGCCGACGTGCCCAGCAGCGGGAGGTCAATGAGATCATCCGGCAGCGGTCCGACGAGAAGGCGATCCTCGGGCGTGACGACCACCTGAGCGAGGAGCTCGTGACCTCCGCCCAGCTCAACTACCGGCTCGGCGCGCTTCCCATGACGCACGGCAACGATTTCACGCTCGAGCCGGACAACCACCAGTGCATGCTCGACATGGCCGCCGAGGTCGACAAGGCCACGGACTACGTCCACTTCGAGTTCTACATCGTCGCGATCGACGATGCGACCCGGCCCCTCCTCGACTCGCTCCTCGCGGCGCACGCCCGCGGGGTCAAGGTCCGGATCCTCATCGACCACATCGGCTCGCTGGGCTATCCGGGCTACGCGGAGCTCGTCAAGATGTTCAATGCCTCCGGGGTGAGCTGGCGCCGCTGCCTGCCGATCCGTCCCTGGAAGCTCGAGTACCAGAGGCCCGACCTCCGCAACCACCGCAAGATCCTCGTGGTCGACGGCGCCGTGGCCTACACCGGCTCGCAGAACGTCATCCACCGCACCTACAACAAGCGCTCGAACCTGCGGAAGGGCTTCGAGTGGAAGGATCTCTCCGTGCGGTGCACCGGGCCGGTCGTGGCGGAGCTCAACGCGGTGTTCGCCTCGGACTGGTACTCCGAGACCGGGGTCATGCTCACCGAGGAGTTCGACTCCGAGGTCGAATCCCCCTACGACACCGGGATCATGGCGCAGGTCGTGCCGAGCGGGCCGGGGTTCGAGCTCGAGAACAACCTGCGGCTGTTCAACCATCTCATCTACAACGCGAACCACACCGTCGTCGTGTGCTCGCCGTACTTCGTCCCCGACGAATCCCTCATGCACGCGCTCGTCACCGAGTCGCTGTCCGGGGTCGACGTCCGCCTCTATGTGGGCGCGACGAGCGACCACGCGATCACGCAGAAGGCGCAGGAGTCGTACTACGACGAACTCGTCGACGCGGGGGTGCGGATCTTCCAGTACCACGAGCCCACGGTGCTCCACTCGAAGTTCCTCCTCGTCGACGACGAGGTCACGCTCATCGGCTCCTCGAATATGGACGAGCGGTCCTTCGCGATGAACATGGAGGTCACGCTGTTCATCGTCGACGAGGAGTTCACCGACCGGATGTACGCGCTCGAGATCGAGGACTACCGTGCGAACTCCGTCGAGCTCGACGTCGAGGCGTGGCGGCAGCGGTCGATCGGACGGAAGTACCTCGAGAACGTCTGCCGTCTGACGAGCTCCCTGCTCTGA
- a CDS encoding YihY/virulence factor BrkB family protein: MSTQSKQDPRQDPATGQHPERGAADRKRDAGSRAGTGSTAEPAPHKLTKASWKYAWSRTVHQYKHNRRHHTAATLSFYFMLALIPAIVAILSILNVFGEGEQTVTRVMDWLSQASGEGNVQQLEQPLLDLAQSPAGGAAFGIGILAALWSASKFVRAFGAAVNDVYNMAEGRSTWVRFLQTYLVTIVAIILVVAILLCLLGSTALLEPFGLDETFAAVWPWVRFPLAIVLTLLLITLLYAGTSNVRRAKFALSTIGAAVALVAWIVLTGGLYLYAVVFGGFDSTYGAFAGVLIFLFWLWLTNMALLFGAEFDSEIERARQLQAGVLAEDTIQLPPRSTKKIVDDAQVHARFQRKGRALRESRGASDGDEHSLPV, from the coding sequence GTGAGCACCCAGTCGAAGCAGGACCCCCGCCAGGACCCTGCAACCGGACAGCACCCGGAGCGCGGCGCAGCGGACCGGAAGCGGGATGCCGGTTCCCGCGCAGGGACCGGCAGCACCGCCGAGCCCGCACCGCACAAGCTGACGAAGGCCTCGTGGAAGTATGCCTGGTCGCGCACCGTGCACCAGTACAAGCACAACCGCCGGCATCACACTGCAGCGACGCTGTCCTTCTACTTCATGCTGGCCCTGATCCCGGCGATCGTCGCGATCCTCTCGATCCTCAACGTCTTCGGCGAGGGCGAGCAGACCGTCACCCGGGTCATGGACTGGCTCTCCCAGGCGTCGGGCGAGGGGAACGTGCAGCAGCTCGAGCAGCCGCTCCTCGACCTGGCGCAGTCGCCCGCCGGCGGTGCCGCGTTCGGCATCGGCATCCTCGCCGCTCTGTGGTCGGCGAGCAAGTTCGTCCGCGCCTTCGGTGCGGCCGTCAACGACGTCTACAACATGGCCGAGGGCCGGTCGACGTGGGTGCGCTTCCTCCAGACCTATCTCGTCACCATCGTCGCGATCATCCTCGTCGTCGCGATCCTTCTGTGCCTGCTCGGCTCCACCGCACTGCTCGAACCGTTCGGGCTCGACGAGACCTTCGCGGCGGTGTGGCCATGGGTCCGCTTCCCCCTCGCGATCGTCCTCACCCTGCTCCTCATCACCCTCCTCTACGCGGGCACGAGCAACGTCCGCCGCGCGAAGTTCGCCCTGTCCACGATCGGCGCCGCCGTCGCTCTCGTCGCGTGGATCGTCCTCACCGGGGGCCTGTACCTCTACGCCGTCGTGTTCGGCGGGTTCGACTCGACGTACGGGGCCTTCGCCGGCGTGCTGATCTTCCTCTTCTGGCTGTGGCTGACGAACATGGCGCTCCTGTTCGGAGCCGAGTTCGACTCCGAGATCGAGAGGGCCCGACAGCTGCAGGCGGGCGTCCTCGCCGAGGACACCATCCAGCTCCCGCCCCGCTCGACGAAGAAGATCGTCGACGACGCCCAGGTGCATGCGCGCTTCCAGCGCAAGGGGCGCGCCCTGCGCGAGTCACGGGGCGCCTCCGACGGGGACGAGCATTCGCTGCCGGTATAG
- a CDS encoding glucose-1-phosphate adenylyltransferase family protein, which yields MRIPRILALVLAGGKGSRLDSLTHDQPKPALPIGGTYTLIDVALSNLAHSHIKDVWMVEQFQPHKLNLYIDNGRPWDLDRTHGGLVVTPPFEGGNGEGFAQGNADSLARQLDAMRAFDPEHVLVLSADHLYTLNFLDVYDTHLQHEADLTMVTTHQAGDVSRYGVVEIGSDRRITDFAYKPEGATDSYVATEIFLYRAPALFDALEELQERTGQLSDYGDELLPHFLQNHTVVSHDLGGYWMDLGTLQSYWAANLQLIDGDSLDLDREDWRLWSAQPQRLPARLGETAEVARAMVSAGSAVDGAVVHSVIGIDCRVEAGAEVRDSVLLDGAVVEQGVRLRNCIVVPGARVAAGPDRGAEGVVTLIGHDGTIDARVPFDHGSPLPSLS from the coding sequence GTGCGCATCCCCCGAATCCTCGCACTCGTCCTCGCCGGCGGAAAGGGCAGTCGGCTCGACAGCCTCACGCACGACCAGCCCAAGCCCGCACTGCCGATCGGGGGCACGTACACGCTCATCGACGTCGCCCTGAGCAACCTCGCCCACTCCCACATCAAGGATGTGTGGATGGTCGAGCAGTTCCAGCCCCACAAGCTCAACCTCTACATCGACAACGGTCGTCCGTGGGATCTCGACCGGACGCACGGCGGTCTCGTCGTCACTCCGCCGTTCGAGGGCGGCAATGGCGAGGGCTTCGCCCAGGGCAACGCGGATTCGCTCGCCCGGCAGCTCGATGCGATGCGGGCGTTCGATCCCGAGCACGTCCTCGTGCTCAGCGCCGACCACCTCTACACCCTCAACTTCCTCGACGTCTACGACACGCATCTCCAGCACGAGGCCGACCTGACGATGGTGACCACCCACCAGGCCGGTGACGTGTCGCGCTACGGCGTCGTCGAGATCGGCTCCGACCGTCGGATCACCGACTTCGCCTACAAGCCCGAAGGCGCGACGGATTCCTATGTCGCGACCGAGATCTTCCTCTACCGGGCCCCGGCGCTCTTCGACGCGCTCGAGGAGCTGCAGGAGCGGACGGGGCAGCTGTCCGACTACGGCGACGAGCTGCTGCCGCACTTCCTGCAGAATCACACCGTCGTCTCCCACGACCTCGGCGGCTACTGGATGGATCTCGGCACCCTGCAGTCCTACTGGGCGGCGAACCTCCAGCTCATCGACGGCGACTCGCTCGATCTCGATCGGGAGGACTGGCGGCTGTGGTCGGCGCAGCCGCAGCGGCTGCCGGCCCGGCTGGGGGAGACCGCCGAGGTCGCGCGCGCCATGGTGAGCGCGGGCAGCGCAGTCGACGGTGCGGTCGTCCACTCGGTGATCGGCATCGACTGCCGGGTCGAGGCCGGCGCCGAGGTGCGCGACTCCGTGCTGCTCGACGGCGCCGTCGTCGAGCAGGGCGTGCGCCTGCGCAACTGCATCGTCGTCCCCGGTGCGCGGGTGGCGGCCGGCCCGGACCGGGGTGCCGAGGGCGTGGTCACCCTCATCGGCCACGACGGCACGATCGATGCGCGGGTGCCGTTCGACCACGGGAGCCCCCTGCCCTCGCTGTCCTGA
- a CDS encoding electron transfer flavoprotein subunit alpha/FixB family protein: MSEVLVLVDHVDGDVRKSTLEMLTFAKRLGEPTAVFVGDAGKAEAAASQLGEYGAEKVLVASDPAYSEFLVAPQAELLANLIETRQPAGVLVPATAEAREIAARAAVRTGSGVITDASDVAEGFVATQSVFAGSYTIAGRVTKGTPIIAVKPNSVAPEAAAGAGAVETVDFAPSDASKTARVVSVEEKPQSGRPQLNEAAIVVSGGRGTAGDFAPVEALADSLGAAVGASRAAVDAGWYPHANQVGQTGKTVSPQLYVAAGISGAIQHRAGMQTSKNIVAINKDDEAPIFELADYGVVGDLFQVLPQATEAVNARK, encoded by the coding sequence ATGTCTGAAGTTCTTGTTCTCGTCGACCATGTGGACGGCGACGTCCGCAAGTCCACCCTCGAAATGCTCACCTTCGCCAAGCGCCTCGGCGAGCCCACCGCGGTCTTCGTCGGCGATGCCGGCAAGGCCGAGGCCGCCGCCTCACAGCTCGGCGAGTACGGCGCGGAGAAGGTGCTCGTCGCCTCGGATCCGGCCTACTCGGAGTTCCTCGTGGCTCCGCAGGCCGAGCTCCTGGCGAACCTCATCGAGACCCGGCAGCCCGCCGGCGTGCTCGTGCCCGCCACCGCCGAGGCCCGTGAGATCGCCGCTCGTGCGGCCGTCCGCACCGGGTCGGGCGTCATCACCGACGCGAGCGACGTCGCCGAAGGCTTCGTCGCCACCCAGTCGGTGTTCGCCGGTTCGTACACCATCGCCGGTCGGGTCACCAAGGGCACCCCGATCATCGCCGTGAAGCCGAACTCGGTGGCCCCCGAGGCCGCCGCCGGCGCCGGTGCGGTCGAGACCGTCGACTTCGCCCCGAGCGATGCCTCGAAGACCGCCCGCGTCGTCTCCGTCGAGGAGAAGCCGCAGTCCGGTCGCCCGCAGCTCAACGAGGCCGCGATCGTGGTCTCCGGCGGCCGCGGCACCGCAGGCGACTTCGCTCCGGTCGAGGCGCTCGCCGACTCCCTCGGCGCCGCCGTGGGTGCGTCCCGCGCGGCCGTCGACGCCGGCTGGTACCCGCACGCGAACCAGGTCGGCCAGACCGGCAAGACCGTGTCGCCGCAGCTCTACGTGGCCGCGGGCATCTCCGGTGCGATCCAGCACCGCGCCGGCATGCAGACCTCGAAGAACATCGTCGCCATCAACAAGGACGACGAGGCACCGATCTTCGAGCTCGCCGACTACGGCGTCGTGGGCGACCTGTTCCAGGTCCTGCCCCAGGCGACCGAGGCGGTCAACGCCCGCAAGTGA
- a CDS encoding electron transfer flavoprotein subunit beta/FixA family protein, with amino-acid sequence MRIVTFVKYVPDAAGDRSFESDNTVDRSVDGLLSELDEYAVEAALKIAEDSDDAEVIALTVGPDDAVDAVRKALQMGADSGVHILDDALEASCALGTSKVLAAAVKKVEEEEGPVDLIITGLASTDGQMSVVPVQVAELLGRPAATQASALEVDGGTAKIRRDGDTASQHIEVSLPALVSVTDQINEPRYPSFKGIMAAKKKPLEEYELDELGIDASEVGAAGATTEVVELTERPPRSAGEIVTDEGDGGNQLVAWLASKKLV; translated from the coding sequence ATGCGGATTGTCACTTTTGTCAAGTACGTCCCGGACGCAGCCGGTGACCGCTCGTTCGAGTCGGACAACACCGTCGATCGTTCGGTCGACGGCCTGCTCTCTGAGCTCGACGAGTACGCGGTCGAGGCCGCGCTCAAGATCGCCGAGGACTCCGACGACGCCGAGGTCATCGCCCTCACCGTCGGCCCCGACGACGCCGTCGACGCCGTGCGCAAGGCACTCCAGATGGGTGCGGACTCCGGCGTCCACATCCTCGACGACGCACTCGAGGCCTCCTGCGCCCTCGGCACCTCGAAGGTGCTCGCGGCCGCGGTGAAGAAGGTCGAGGAGGAAGAGGGACCGGTCGATCTCATCATCACCGGCCTCGCCTCCACCGACGGCCAGATGTCGGTCGTGCCGGTGCAGGTCGCCGAGCTCCTCGGACGCCCCGCCGCCACCCAGGCCTCGGCCCTCGAGGTCGACGGCGGCACCGCCAAGATCCGCCGCGACGGCGACACCGCCTCGCAGCACATCGAGGTCTCCCTGCCGGCACTCGTGTCGGTCACCGACCAGATCAACGAGCCGCGCTACCCCTCCTTCAAGGGCATCATGGCCGCGAAGAAGAAGCCGCTCGAGGAGTACGAGCTCGACGAGCTCGGCATCGACGCCTCCGAGGTGGGTGCCGCCGGCGCCACTACCGAGGTCGTCGAGCTGACCGAGCGTCCGCCCCGCTCCGCCGGTGAGATCGTCACCGACGAGGGAGACGGCGGCAACCAGCTCGTCGCATGGCTCGCCTCGAAGAAGCTCGTCTGA
- a CDS encoding CoA transferase — MALAPLAGITVFENDSFVAGPSSCLALAQLGAEVIKIDPLQGGPDIDRWPITPEGRSIYWGSLNRNKRSVAIDLRSEKGQELAQALITSPGENAGVFVENNVGRPFLSDEVLRGKRADLIHVKVQGSADGGPGVDYTVNAEAGIPLITGSPELDGPTNHALPAWDLLCGQAAATAVVTGLLHRRSTDEGLYEEIALKDIALAAIANLGWYTETLQPAGERAKHGNHIFGSFGSDFATADGRYVMVTAITKRQWGNLVSVTGLTDVVSALETALATDFSLETNRYTYRETLEALLKPWFASRTAAQITADLDGSGVLWAPYASVGEVAQEVLSGQDGPAGQGVLRTLESDALGTMLVGASPIRVNGEYLAEDTPTVFGSETDAVLTERLGLGSAEIGRLHDEGIIAS, encoded by the coding sequence ATGGCTCTCGCGCCGCTTGCCGGGATCACCGTCTTCGAGAACGACTCGTTCGTCGCCGGTCCGTCCTCGTGCCTCGCGCTCGCCCAGCTGGGCGCCGAGGTCATCAAGATCGACCCGCTCCAGGGCGGACCGGACATCGACCGCTGGCCGATCACCCCGGAGGGGCGCTCGATCTACTGGGGCAGCCTCAACCGGAACAAGCGGTCGGTGGCGATCGACCTCCGGAGCGAGAAGGGCCAGGAGCTCGCTCAGGCGCTCATCACCTCGCCGGGTGAGAACGCGGGCGTGTTCGTCGAGAACAACGTCGGCCGCCCGTTCCTGTCCGACGAGGTGCTGCGCGGCAAGCGCGCCGACCTCATCCACGTCAAGGTCCAGGGCTCGGCCGACGGCGGCCCCGGCGTCGACTACACCGTCAACGCCGAGGCCGGCATCCCGCTCATCACCGGTTCGCCGGAGCTGGACGGGCCGACCAACCACGCCCTGCCCGCCTGGGACCTGCTGTGCGGTCAGGCCGCGGCCACTGCGGTGGTCACCGGGCTGCTCCACCGCCGGTCCACCGACGAGGGGCTGTACGAGGAGATCGCGCTCAAGGACATCGCGCTCGCCGCGATCGCGAACCTCGGGTGGTACACCGAGACCCTGCAGCCGGCGGGTGAGAGGGCCAAGCACGGCAACCACATCTTCGGATCGTTCGGCTCGGACTTCGCGACCGCCGACGGCCGGTACGTCATGGTCACCGCGATCACCAAGCGCCAGTGGGGCAACCTCGTCTCGGTCACCGGCCTGACCGACGTCGTCTCCGCCCTCGAGACCGCGCTCGCCACCGACTTCTCCCTCGAGACCAACCGGTACACGTACCGGGAGACCCTCGAAGCCCTCCTCAAGCCGTGGTTCGCCTCCCGCACGGCCGCGCAGATCACCGCCGACCTCGACGGGTCGGGAGTGCTGTGGGCGCCGTATGCCTCGGTCGGCGAAGTGGCGCAGGAGGTGCTCTCCGGGCAGGACGGTCCGGCCGGCCAGGGTGTGCTCCGCACGCTCGAGTCCGACGCGCTCGGCACCATGCTCGTGGGCGCCTCACCCATCCGGGTGAATGGGGAGTACCTCGCCGAGGACACCCCGACGGTCTTCGGGTCCGAGACCGACGCGGTGCTCACCGAGCGCCTCGGCTTGGGATCTGCTGAGATCGGCAGACTCCATGATGAAGGCATCATCGCCAGTTGA